In Miscanthus floridulus cultivar M001 chromosome 5, ASM1932011v1, whole genome shotgun sequence, one genomic interval encodes:
- the LOC136450005 gene encoding LOW QUALITY PROTEIN: protein LNK2-like (The sequence of the model RefSeq protein was modified relative to this genomic sequence to represent the inferred CDS: deleted 2 bases in 2 codons) — translation MFNWNDEQPQVGDAIWAEFNESEDHIVPYPKGAEDSTTCKNNEEEAASIAGITEHSAGVQTGLQGMEKQTANQTSAHFSATRIDMESWPDLPSLNPTLDRNYSDDKIASTYLDFSAEPSLQKVTGKATGKLDGESEVFGNDQEEKSNSFLDCDWGNIGDFDDFDRLFSKSDSIFGNEIVANDSDFLSASSNLMDNAVQSIPIPQLPLSKQPSCDRGPSLLLTNEISSGVTKQENKVANANAKSGEEAEIKIHLTCEYSGKPNQFFQEVEVQKRPVRSRRKPEERGKSKISSSTSGFSQSKVENPSTNLQAPMQPVQTPQYALFQDRKKIGQVQHANQFMFPGYGHPAYPFPTIPLVSNIQAEGYQTKPTGTSYRTLEDSRKQSSSIEMSQDIPSKPVTMTPQEKIEKLRRRQQMQALIAIQQQQQQFGQEGSGSDTMVSQAYSPRNKNPDSLASSIVIDENANKVFSPEMIPTNHDLVHKSSAISDDPFIEEKIYYQLQDALGKLDTKTRLCIQDSLLRLAYSAAQRQIDGDRSSTNKTNKDEDEASENDASTRRTRSPTKEAETTTNPIDRIVAHLLFHRHCSKVATATKEEIISSTPLILEPECAERKVPLGTPRVPSEDQRDEQEIVLEPVTIIC, via the exons ATGTTTAACTGGAACGACGAGCAGCCGCAG GTAGGGGATGCAATATGGGCTGAGTTCAATGAGAGTGAGGACCATATTGTGCCTTATCCTAAAGGTGCAGAAGATAGTACGACTTGCAAGAACAATGAGGAAGAGGCGGCTAGTATTGCTGGCATCACTGAACATTCTGCAGGTGTTCAAACTGGACTTCAAGGGATGGAAAAGCAGACTGCAAATCAGACAAGTGCACATTTTTCAGCCACACGAATTGACATGGAATCCTGGCCTGACCTTCCTTCCCTGAATCCTACACTTGATAGAAACTATAGTGATGACAAAATAGCATCCACATATCTGGATTTCAGTGCTGAACCCAGTTTACAGAAAGTGACAGGAAAAGCTACAG GGAAACTAGATGGTGAATCAGAAGTGTTCGGTAATGATCAAGAAGAAAAGAGTAACAGTTTCCTTGATTGCGACTGGGGCAATATTGGAGATTTTGATGATTTTGACCGTCTATTTAG CAAAAGTGATTCCATATTTGGTAATGAGATAGTTGCCAATGACAGCGATTTTCTTTCTGCATCTTCGAATTTGATGGATAATGCTGTGCAATCAATCCCAATTCCG CAACTACCATTGAGTAAACAACCATCATGTGATCGTGGACCTTCTTTGCTTCTGACTAACGAAATTTCCAGTGGTGTTACCAAACAAGAAAATAAG GTAGCAAATGCTAATGCTAAATCTGGAGAGGAAGCTGAGATTAAAATTCATCTGACTTGTGAATATTCTGGGAAACCAAATCAGTTCTTCCAGGAA GTCGAAGTGCAGAAGAGGCCAGTGAGGTCACGCAGAAAACCAGAGGAAAGAGGTAAAAGTAAAATATCCAGCAGTACAAGTGGCTTCTCCCAGAGCAAAGTAGAGAATCCATCGACCAATTTGCAAGCTCCTATGCAACCTGTACAAACTCCTCAATATGCACTGTTCCAGGATCGCAAGAAGATAGGACAAGTTCAGCATGCTAATCAGTTTATGTTTCCTGGATATGGGCATCCTGCATATCCATTTCCTACCATTCCGTTAGTGTCAAACATTCAAGCTGAAGGCTATCAGACT AAACCAACTGGCACAAGCTACCGAACTTTGGAAGATTCCCGAAAACAGTCAAGTTCCATAGAAATGTCACAAGACATTCCATCAAAACCAGTGACAATGACACCGCAAGAAAAGATAGAAAAGCTTAGGCGC AGGCAGCAAATGCAAGCACTGATAGCTATTCAGCAACAGCAGCAACAGTTTGGTCAAGAGGGTTCTGGCAGTGACACAATGGTGTCTCAAGCATACTCCCCTAGGAACAAAAATCCGGATTCCTTAGCGAGTTCAATTGTCATAGATGAAAATGCAAATAAGGTTTTTTCGCCTGAGATGATTCCAACTAACCATGACCTGGTTCACAAGAGTTCTGCAATTTCAGATGATCCCTTTATAGAGGAAAAAATATATTATCAGCTACAAGATGCTCTTGGCAAG TTGGATACCAAAACTCGACTATGCATTCAAGATAGTTTGCTTCGTTTGGCCTATAGTGCAGCACAGAGACAAATTGACGGTGATAGGAGCAGCACTAACAAGACTaataaagatgaagatgaagcttcCGAAAATGATGCATCTACTAGGAGAACAAG GTCTCCAACTAAGGAAGCAGAAACGACCACTAATCCAATTGATCGTATAGTGGCCCATTTGCTGTTTCATAGACATTGCTCCAAGGTTGCAACAGCAACAAAAGAGGAAATCATATCCTCAACCCCCTTGATACTAGAACCTG AATGTGCAGAACGGAAGGTACCCTTGGGAACTCCTAGGGTGCCATCAGAAGATCAACGAGATGAGCAAGAAATTGTATTGGAGCCAGTCACAATAAT ATGCTGA